TAAGGTATGTAAATTCATCAAGCCACCTAAGCTAAGTTATCAAGCTGTCAAATTCCTGATGAAAGCTATTGTTTTTTGTGCTGTTCCATGTCTGGAATGTGCAGGACATGTACCAGGTAAATCTCCCAGTACAGGCCTCGTTGTGTAAAGTCCTTTTAGTGTAATTTATATGTAGGATTATATTCTGGGATGTGCATGTTTGAATATGTGACCTGAAGTATGCATCCAGAATACTGTCTGCCACATTGACTAAGCTTCTGTACTGTAACCATTGTAATTTTATGCTGAAAGTTGGAATGCTTTTTAGATAATTAATCTGATTAGCAATTTAAGTAGTACTGCTACTAGCTTGATTCTTCTTGTTGTCTAAATCCATGGTTAGAAGGTATTGCAAGACACATGGCACTCAAAGTAATTTCTGTGTAGAAGTTTAACATTATTATCCACAGCTTAATCTGGTCTTGGtgaaattccttttaaaatccCAGAGTGCTAATCCTGCACACCAAACACCAgtggcaatttaaaaaaaaaagctgtttataGCTTAGGCTTGTAATAGTTGTACTGTGTTGTAAAACTTGGTAGACTCTGCCATGCAAAGGGacagggttaaaaaaaagagagcttcTTTCCTGAGAAAGCTTCTTGCTGTAGGCCCTGAAGTGGGTGTGAGGACACCTACAAGCTCCATATTGCAAACAATTAGTTGAACAATAAGCTGTCATTATTTGGTTGACTGAATTTTGGCTTCCCAAATTCAGCTGCTTTAACAGTTTTAAGTATTTGTCTGCTTAagcttgaaaacaaaactgaattaCTGAAGCTCTCCTCTTTCTAGGAAGCCAAACTCACTGACCAGTTACCACTCATCATTGTGTGTGATCGCTTTGACTTTGTCCACGATTTGGTGCTCTACTTGTATAGAAATAACCTCCAAAAATACATTGAGATTTATGTACAGAAGGTAAGTTACAGTTTGGGCTTTAAAGAGTCAAACCAATCAGTCTCTCTAGTATTACATGTAGCTGCAGGCATGATGTTTGCAAGGGTTCTGCAAAGAGCCTCATACTTGAGGCTGACACTGAAGTACTTACCCTGTGCCCTTATGAAGTTAGTCCCTGTGTCATTCAGATCTTATTTATTCTTACTCAGGCTGAGCAGTAGCCCCCAGTAATGTGCAGCATGAAAGAGGAAGACTTGGTGGAATAACTGGATTTATTAGGATAATTTTATCTCCCAGCATTCTAAAGAGGGGAAGTTCTCCTTTATACTTTAGACCAATACAAGTTGGCTTCCTCAGAAGCTCTTCCTTGATATGGTCTGGGCCTTAGTCACTGAAGTGTGTGGTGTGAGCCCCTTCTGGCTGAAGAACTGACTGTCAAGCTTGTCTAAAATCCCAGGAAGCTGAAGCTGATATTGACAAGTAGCTATTGTGTACTTCTAGAAGTAACTGCTGGCTTGCCTATACTGCATGAAGACACACTGACTTCTTTAAATGATCCTGTTTAGGTGAATCCCAGCCGTCTGCCTGTGGTTATTGGGGGACTGCTTGATGTGGATTGCTCTGAAGATGTGATAAAGAACCTTATCCTTGTAGTGAGAGGTCAATTTTCAACTGATGAGCTTGTTGCAGAGGTtgagaaaagaaacaggtaTTAAACTTCTACAAGTCTCTTGTCACTGCCAGGCTGGTGATGGTTGCAGTGCTCATCCATCATGTCCTCATTACATAACAAGAAGCTGCCATTGGGTGAGCAAACAGCAAAAATCTCCCTTACTTCTTAGCTGATGTGGGGACCTCCCTGAGGCAGCCTCCAGATAATGAGGGTCTTTGGCATGTGCTGTTCTTCACAGTGTCAGAAAATTACAGCATGATAATAACAGCCTGGAACCCAGGTTAAAATGGACTGCTGGAACTCTGGGTTAGTTCCTGCTCTGAAGCTGACTTGTGTAGTGAAGAAACTTTGCAAGTGGATACTCACTTATTCACTCAACCTCTGTAATGTGAAAACTGCTTCTTTCTAGGCTGAAACTGCTTCTGCCTTGGCTGGAAGCAAGAATTCACGAGGGTTGTGAGGAGCCTGCAACTCACAATGCACTGGCCAAGATCTACATTGACAGCAACAACAACCCAGAGAGATTCCTGCGTGAGAACCCTTACTATGACAGTCGTGTTGTTGGCAAGTACTGTGAGAAGAGAGACCCTCACCTGGCCTGTGTGGCTTATGAACGTGGGCAGTGTGACCTGGAGCTTATCAATGTATGTATGCCAAGGCACCTGACTCCTGGGTGAAGTTCTAACCTGAGCATCATAGGTGTTCAGGTTTAGGACTGActgttaaaaacatttctttcctaaaaagtGTTTAAGCTAGGAACTGCTCACTTGTAACAGAGGTAGCTGCTGTTTGATTTCCTTCTGCAAATTCTTGGGAAATGGGAGACTCCCTTGGGCATCTTAGAGTGGGAGGCTAATGGAAATATCCTGAGATGTCTAGCAACATTTTGCTTGATGTTGCACCACAATTAGCTTATGCAGTGCAGGCTCCCCAGCTCCACACTTGCTCTGCTGAGGAACCTTTGCCTCTCTCTAGGTGTGCAATGAGAACTCCCTCTTCAAAAGCCTTTCCCGCTACTTGGTTCGTCGCAAAGACCCCGAGCTGTGGGCCAgtgtgctgctggagagcaaCCCTTACAGGAGACCACTCATTGACCAGGTATGGCTGACAAGACATGAACAAACTCTTTGCTGTCCTAACTTGGCTGCCTGAGGCCTGACTTAACTGGTGTGTCAATGGCTTGACTCTGCCTGCAGGTTGTACAGACTGCACTGTCGGAGACACAGGACCCTGAAGAAGTCTCTGTTACTGTGAAAGCCTTCATGACTGCAGACCTGCCTAACGAGCTTATTGAACTGCTGGAGAAAATAGTTCTTGATAACTCTGTGTTCAGTGAGCACAGGTGTGTAGTCACAGCTTAAAAATTATACCTGAAGCGGGTGTTAAATTGTTGTAATGTGGaacagcaaataaattaatgcCCTCTCAGGAGGGGAAGGTGAATTTCTTGATCGTTCTGTAGTTATTTACTGAttctttttaagtattttttctctctctcttcaggAACCTGCAGAACCTGCTCATTCTCACAGCTATCAAGGCTGATCGGACCCGTGTCATGGAGTACATCAATCGCCTGGATAACTATGATGCTCCAGACATAGCCAACATAGCTATCAGCAATGAGCTCTTTGAGGAGGCATTTGCTATCTTCAGGAAGTTTGATGTCAACACATCAGCTGTACAGGTATCTGGAAACTCTCAGTCTGTAATAAACTCCTCGTGATGTCTGTGCCTCCTCACACACAGGGCTTTGCTGTTAACTGTTGGCTTCAGTACTTAACACCAATTAGCAAGGTGACCAAAGGTGCTCAGTGTCTTAGGAAGCAGAGCAAACATTTTGTGTTCTCTAATAAGAGAAACTTCATCAGCACAAAGTCACTCCACATGGGAGTGACCCACTACACATGGGCTGTGTAGGGcagttttaaaagcagctgtggAGAACTGACGTGAAACACAACTCAGTGTCTTGTAAACCTGATCTTTTGAGAAAGTGGCTGATCATGGTAACCCTTTTTTTAGGTATTGATAGAGCACATTGGAAACCTGGATCGTGCATATGAGTTTGCTGAACGTTGCAATGAGCCTGCAGTGTGGAGTCAGCTGGCTAAAGCACAGCTCCAGAAAGGGATGGTAAAGGAAGCAATCGACTCTTACATTAAAGCAGATGATCCTTCTTCATACATGGAAGTTGTTCAAGCTGCCAATGCCAGTGGTAtgattgttttatttaaatcttttatATTCAGCTCTTTTGTGTGGTCTCTTGGGCAAAACTGGAGTTCTGCCAAACCTGTATCTTGATGCAGGTAGAAGAATCTGGTCCCTCAGAGACTGTCCTAAGCCAGCATGGGAAAGGAGTGTATTCCACTTGGATAATCAATGGTCTTATAGCTTCTTTAGCTAGCTGGAGACTTCTGCCAGAGCAGTTGCTACTGAGGAGGTTTCTGCATGAAGTTAAATACTAAAATTTTAGTAATGGGACTCTCGTATAATATGTGCAGATGAGGGCTTGTCTTGAGTCTTGAGGAGGAGCTGTAAAAATACTTAGGTCAGACAAGATCAAGCTGGTAGTATGGCTTAAGCACAAGTGTTCTCAGTGGTATTCTGAACTCCTGTTTTATAGGAAACTGGGAAGAACTGGTGAAGTACCTCCAGATGGCACGCAAGAAGGCCCGGGAATCCTATGTGGAAACTGAATTAATCTTTGCTCTTGCTAAAACAAACCgtctggcagagctggaggagttTATCAATGGACCCAACAATGCACATATCCAGCAAGTAAGGctgaatttcagttttgctCTGTCACAGCAGCAGACTTCTTGGGTCTCACAGCCCAGAGGGACATTGGAACTTCTGTCTCATTGGCTGTGCAGAAAGATACTGACTTTAAAAGAGTCAGAATCCGTAAGAGTCATTTCCATTTTGATAATGGCACGAGTGCTACACATTCTGTGTGAGCCCTTGACTGAGGGGCTGCAAGAATAACCTGGTTGTGCCCTGCTGTAGGTTGGGGATCGTTGCTATGATGAGAAGATGTATGAAGCAGCTAAGCTGCTCTACAACAACGTCTCCAACTTCGGCCGTTTAGCCTCCACCTTGGTTCACCTTGGTGAATACCAGGCAGCTGTGGATGGTGCTCGGAAAGCCAACAGCACTCGCACGTGGAAAGAGGTAAACTTGCTGCTGGAGTAAGCTCAGGGATTTCAAAGCTGTTTCTCCTTCAGAAACTTTGCTCCTAAGCAATAATGGAAATTGTCAATTCCAGGTCTGCTTCGCCTGCGTCGACGGAAAAGAATTCCGCCTGGCCCAGATGTGTGGGCTCCATATTGTGGTGCATGCAGATGAGTTGGAAGAGCTAATTAACTATTACCAGGTAACTAAGATGACTCCTGTTTGTCTCAATTATTTCATGACCACTTTGAAGGTGGAAATTTGCAGTCAGTTTGGTTCCCAATGTGAAACATCTCTTCCCTGCCCTTCTCTCTCAGGATCGTGGCTACTTTGAGGAGCTGATAACTATGCTGGAAGCAGCACTTGGACTTGAGAGAGCACACATGGGAATGTTTACAGAGCTAGCAATTCTCTACTCCAAATTCAAGCCACAGAAGATGAGGGAGCACTTGGAGCTTTTCTGGTCCAGAGTCAACATTCCCAAGGTGAATGTCTTAGGCCTTAAATTTAACTTCAAAGGTGTCTGTCAGGATTGCCTGTACCCCAGCTTTTGCAGTAGCAGCTCTTGAGGCTATTAATAGCCCTAAAGCCTGAGCACTGATAGCACTGAGGGGATTTCTAATGTCTTTTGCTTAGGTTCTGAGAGCTGCAGAACAAGCTCATCTCTGGGCTGAACTGGTGTTCTTGTATGATAAGTATGAAGAATATGATAATGCCATAATCACAATGATGAACCACCCAACAGATGCTTGGAAGGAAGGCCAGTTCAAAGATATCATCACTAAGGTATGACTTTCCTAGTGAAAGGAAGCAGATTTCTTGCTGTGTGCAAGGAAGAGAACTGCTCTGAATGTGCATCCTTATCAACCTCTAGGTGGCCAATGTGGAGCTGTATTACAAGGCAGTTCAGTTCTACTTGGAATTCAAACCTCTGTTGCTCAATGATCTGCTCATGGTGTTGTCCCCTCGGCTTGACCACACTCGTGCTGTCACCTTCTTCACAAAGGTAAATTCCCAACTCtccttctcaaagaaaaaagttgcaGCTGGAAAAAGCATTTAGCTGTAGTAGAATTTTAAAACGCTTGGCTACGGCACTGCCTCACAGAGAAAGGTGTAGGAGACCTCTACAAAAAGTTACCTTGACTTAAATTTACCTACCTGGTTCCTTGAAGGTCAAACAACTACCACTGGTTAAGCCTTACCTGCGCTCTGttcaaaaccacaacaacaaatCAGTGAATGAGTCCCTGAACAACCTCTTCATTATTGAAGAAGACTACCAGGTAAGTCCTCTCTAAAACTGGCAGTATCTGGAATGGGTATTGACTTGCCTGTTGTATCTGTCTCATAACAGAAGCAGCTACTCTTGCATTTCAAAGTTATAAATTATTATAGTTCAGTTCTGGCTTCTGTGTCAATATTAGCCTAATTTTCTGGGTGTGTGTTAAGGCCCAGAAACAGGTTTCATTCTCACTTTCAGTAGGTTTTACCAGCTTGCTGTTAATTTGTGTTCCTTAAGTGTATGTTCCTTGCCACTTCAAACTGAACTAGTGGTGACTAGCCAGGGATTAAGTGGAGAACTGGTAGTGGTTTTATGGGAGCTTTTGGGGTCATTCCTGCTGGGAATAGACTGATTATTTTGTTATCAGTGTGACAGATCAGCTTTTAAAGACCAGCAGTGGGTGCTGAGGAAAGAACTTGCAGAAAGGGAAGTTATGATGGTTCAGCTGTTCTGCTGTTTGCAGTCACTACTGAAAAATACTGACTGGAATACCCTAAACTACATGTGTCAAACACcagcttctcaaaaaaaacccaaaaaaccaacttaAGAGCAGATCTCCCTGCAGGTCTGGCTAGAATACTTTATCCTCTTAGAAGCAGGAATACGGAACTAAGACctctggaaaatgttttcatctttgTGGATATAGCTGATCACCTGAGGTgtgaataacttttttttcctacttaacTCAGGCTCTTAGGACTTCTATAGATGCTTATGACAACTTTGACAACATTTCTCTTGCCCAACGTTTGGAGAAACACGAGCTAATAGAGTTCAGGAGAATTGCTGCTTATCTCTTCAAAGGAAACAATCGCTGGAAACAGAGTGTAGAACTCTGTAAGAAAGACAGACTGTACAAGGTAAGACCTCTGCACAGGTCTGCTTTGGAGCTTGTTTGTGACTTCCAGTCACATCTCTTTAGATGCTGCCAGGTGGTGTGTGTTGCTAATCTGGCAAATCTTGCTTCAGAGTGGCAGGAAAGGGACAGATTTCTTGGCAAGAAGCCACAGAATGCCTCCTGTCTGCTACTGTCAGTAATTGTTGCTCAGTTAAATACCAGGTATTGTACTGTGGCACCTGAGGCTAACCAGGCTCTCTCCTGTTGTAGGATGCAATGCAGTATGCTTCAGAATCCAAAGATactgagctggcagaagagtTGTTGCAGTGGTTCTTGCAGGAGAACAAGAGAGAATGCTTTGGTGCTTGTCTCTTCACCTGCTATGATCTCCTAAGGCCAGATGTTGTCTTGGAAACAGCATGGAGGCACAACATCATGGACTTTGCCATGCCATACTTCATTCAGGTCATGAAGGAATACTTGACCAAGGTaagagcagctgcttctccagcactGAGAGCTTGTAAGTCACTGTGGTGTATGCCTTGAGACTGTCTGCTTGCTACTAACATTGATATGGGCTTTGTCaaatgtctgtctgtccatGTCCACACTTATTTTTCAGTCCATCTGGGGAGAGACTTCGCCCTCTAAGAGACTGAAAGAGTTGCAGACTGCACCCTATCTGCCAATTTCAGAACCTACATCAGTAGTATTTGCCTGACCATGGGCAGTGTCTCACAGTAGCTCCAGGATTTGGGCTTTTCACATGCTGTGTCAGTCAGGAATCCCAACTGGGACCAAGCAAGCTCTAACTAAATTCTAGACTGTAAtactaaaaagcttttttataaCTAGACCCTAAGTTAACTTGGTCTGCTCTGCACTTAATTCTAAAATGTGGCTCTGAGACTTAATGGCACTAATTATGACTCAGCTTTTGTTTGAAGTGACTCAGGATGGGGAAAGTATTTGGCCATGCTCTGACAGACTTGAACTGGATTTGAGTTAAATACAGACTTGTCACTAGCAAGATTTGCCCAGCTGAAGCTTTCAGGGTATCTTCCAGTGAATTCCCTAATGATTAAGACTGTGAGAAGTAAAAGTTTAACTCGTGTGTGAGTCAGTGGAGACAAGCCTGCCTGTTTGTCTGGAAGACTTGCCTGGCTCTTACCTCTAAAGGCAGGACTGCACTGTAGTCCTGCAGCAACCTGTCCTTAAATAATTCATtctgggggaggtggggagctGCCTAAGCAGTAGCATTGCTTGTCAGATAAGCCTGGTGTACTGAGCAAGTACTGAGCCTCTCTTGAGAGTAGTAGTTTTGGAGCAGgattcttcaaaataaaaatttcatgaGGTGCTAAGGGCTTAGGTTACAGCCATAGTGTAGTTAATGAAACCAATGCAGTGAAGTCTGGCAAGAAGCAGAGCTGCCTTTCTAAAGCAGATACTTCTGGTGTATCTTTGTTTTTACTCACCTGTACCTTAATTATTTCTTCCCTGACGCTTTTGTTTCTGCCTTTTATATGCTAAATATGGAATTTGATTTTTCTAAGCTGCACCTTCTGAATTCCTTTGCAGGTTGATGCAATAAAGGAAAAGGTGAAAGTTGATTCTTGTTTTCCATCTTTAAGTCTGGAGGACTAAGTCTAAGGATTCTGCATgagttttttttactttcctatGTTTACTACACTGCTGCTactgctttttcccctcccccaaacaaaatatcacTAAAGCATATGCAAATTGTTTAACTCTACAAGTAGCTAGTGCTGTAGGACCAAAGTAGATTTGTTTGCTA
Above is a window of Heliangelus exortis chromosome 21, bHelExo1.hap1, whole genome shotgun sequence DNA encoding:
- the CLTC gene encoding clathrin heavy chain 1 isoform X2, encoding MAQILPIRFQEHLQLQNLGINPANIGFSTLTMESDKFICIREKVGEQAQVVIIDMNDPSNPIRRPISADSAIMNPASKVIALKAGKTLQIFNIEMKSKMKAHTMTDDVTFWKWISLNTVALVTDNAVYHWSMEGESQPVKMFDRHSSLAGCQIINYRTDAKQKWLLLTGISAQQNRVVGAMQLYSVDRKVSQPIEGHAASFAQFKMEGNAEESTLFCFAVRGQAGGKLHIIEVGTPPTGNQPFPKKAVDVFFPPEAQNDFPVAMQISDKHDVVFLITKYGYIHLYDLETGTCIYMNRISGETIFVTAQHEATAGIIGVNRKGQVLSVCVEEENIIPYITNVLQNPDLALRMAVRNNLAGAEELFARKFNALFAQGNYSEAAKVAANAPKGILRTPDTIRRFQSVPAQPGQTSPLLQYFGILLDQGQLNKYESLELCRPVLQQGRKQLLEKWLKEDKLECSEELGDLVKSVDPTLALSVYLRANVPNKVIQCFAETGQVQKIVLYAKKVGYTPDWIFLLRNVMRISPDQGQQFAQMLVQDEEPLADITQIVDVFMEYNLIQQCTAFLLDALKNNRPSEGPLQTRLLEMNLMHAPQVADAILGNQMFTHYDRAHIAQLCEKAGLLQRALEHFTDLYDIKRAVVHTHLLNPEWLVNYFGSLSVEDSLECLRAMLSANIRQNLQICVQVASKYHEQLSTQSLIELFESFKSFEGLFYFLGSIVNFSQDPDVHFKYIQAACKTGQIKEVERICRESNCYDPERVKNFLKEAKLTDQLPLIIVCDRFDFVHDLVLYLYRNNLQKYIEIYVQKVNPSRLPVVIGGLLDVDCSEDVIKNLILVVRGQFSTDELVAEVEKRNRLKLLLPWLEARIHEGCEEPATHNALAKIYIDSNNNPERFLRENPYYDSRVVGKYCEKRDPHLACVAYERGQCDLELINVCNENSLFKSLSRYLVRRKDPELWASVLLESNPYRRPLIDQVVQTALSETQDPEEVSVTVKAFMTADLPNELIELLEKIVLDNSVFSEHRNLQNLLILTAIKADRTRVMEYINRLDNYDAPDIANIAISNELFEEAFAIFRKFDVNTSAVQVLIEHIGNLDRAYEFAERCNEPAVWSQLAKAQLQKGMVKEAIDSYIKADDPSSYMEVVQAANASGNWEELVKYLQMARKKARESYVETELIFALAKTNRLAELEEFINGPNNAHIQQVGDRCYDEKMYEAAKLLYNNVSNFGRLASTLVHLGEYQAAVDGARKANSTRTWKEVCFACVDGKEFRLAQMCGLHIVVHADELEELINYYQDRGYFEELITMLEAALGLERAHMGMFTELAILYSKFKPQKMREHLELFWSRVNIPKVLRAAEQAHLWAELVFLYDKYEEYDNAIITMMNHPTDAWKEGQFKDIITKVANVELYYKAVQFYLEFKPLLLNDLLMVLSPRLDHTRAVTFFTKVKQLPLVKPYLRSVQNHNNKSVNESLNNLFIIEEDYQALRTSIDAYDNFDNISLAQRLEKHELIEFRRIAAYLFKGNNRWKQSVELCKKDRLYKDAMQYASESKDTELAEELLQWFLQENKRECFGACLFTCYDLLRPDVVLETAWRHNIMDFAMPYFIQVMKEYLTKVDKLDASESLRKEEEQATETQPIVYGQPQLMLTAGPSVAVPPQAPFGYGYTAPPYGQPQPGFGYSM
- the CLTC gene encoding clathrin heavy chain 1 isoform X1, giving the protein MAQILPIRFQEHLQLQNLGINPANIGFSTLTMESDKFICIREKVGEQAQVVIIDMNDPSNPIRRPISADSAIMNPASKVIALKAGKTLQIFNIEMKSKMKAHTMTDDVTFWKWISLNTVALVTDNAVYHWSMEGESQPVKMFDRHSSLAGCQIINYRTDAKQKWLLLTGISAQQNRVVGAMQLYSVDRKVSQPIEGHAASFAQFKMEGNAEESTLFCFAVRGQAGGKLHIIEVGTPPTGNQPFPKKAVDVFFPPEAQNDFPVAMQISDKHDVVFLITKYGYIHLYDLETGTCIYMNRISGETIFVTAQHEATAGIIGVNRKGQVLSVCVEEENIIPYITNVLQNPDLALRMAVRNNLAGAEELFARKFNALFAQGNYSEAAKVAANAPKGILRTPDTIRRFQSVPAQPGQTSPLLQYFGILLDQGQLNKYESLELCRPVLQQGRKQLLEKWLKEDKLECSEELGDLVKSVDPTLALSVYLRANVPNKVIQCFAETGQVQKIVLYAKKVGYTPDWIFLLRNVMRISPDQGQQFAQMLVQDEEPLADITQIVDVFMEYNLIQQCTAFLLDALKNNRPSEGPLQTRLLEMNLMHAPQVADAILGNQMFTHYDRAHIAQLCEKAGLLQRALEHFTDLYDIKRAVVHTHLLNPEWLVNYFGSLSVEDSLECLRAMLSANIRQNLQICVQVASKYHEQLSTQSLIELFESFKSFEGLFYFLGSIVNFSQDPDVHFKYIQAACKTGQIKEVERICRESNCYDPERVKNFLKEAKLTDQLPLIIVCDRFDFVHDLVLYLYRNNLQKYIEIYVQKVNPSRLPVVIGGLLDVDCSEDVIKNLILVVRGQFSTDELVAEVEKRNRLKLLLPWLEARIHEGCEEPATHNALAKIYIDSNNNPERFLRENPYYDSRVVGKYCEKRDPHLACVAYERGQCDLELINVCNENSLFKSLSRYLVRRKDPELWASVLLESNPYRRPLIDQVVQTALSETQDPEEVSVTVKAFMTADLPNELIELLEKIVLDNSVFSEHRNLQNLLILTAIKADRTRVMEYINRLDNYDAPDIANIAISNELFEEAFAIFRKFDVNTSAVQVLIEHIGNLDRAYEFAERCNEPAVWSQLAKAQLQKGMVKEAIDSYIKADDPSSYMEVVQAANASGNWEELVKYLQMARKKARESYVETELIFALAKTNRLAELEEFINGPNNAHIQQVGDRCYDEKMYEAAKLLYNNVSNFGRLASTLVHLGEYQAAVDGARKANSTRTWKEVCFACVDGKEFRLAQMCGLHIVVHADELEELINYYQDRGYFEELITMLEAALGLERAHMGMFTELAILYSKFKPQKMREHLELFWSRVNIPKVLRAAEQAHLWAELVFLYDKYEEYDNAIITMMNHPTDAWKEGQFKDIITKVANVELYYKAVQFYLEFKPLLLNDLLMVLSPRLDHTRAVTFFTKVKQLPLVKPYLRSVQNHNNKSVNESLNNLFIIEEDYQALRTSIDAYDNFDNISLAQRLEKHELIEFRRIAAYLFKGNNRWKQSVELCKKDRLYKDAMQYASESKDTELAEELLQWFLQENKRECFGACLFTCYDLLRPDVVLETAWRHNIMDFAMPYFIQVMKEYLTKVDAIKEKVDKLDASESLRKEEEQATETQPIVYGQPQLMLTAGPSVAVPPQAPFGYGYTAPPYGQPQPGFGYSM